Proteins co-encoded in one Thermomicrobiales bacterium genomic window:
- a CDS encoding NAD-binding protein, which yields MIDGLPAPWRHYSERDHGHVLVASVFPAGHCVEYTSATRRLVWGIVGARQFDSIQVTRMANATTLQPERVAIIGLGRFGMSLARELHDLGYEVTAVDIDERRVADVANFVALAAQGDGTDEELLRSLAVDHSDVAIVAQGQSLEGSVLATLLLKRLEVPWIVAKARTRLHGELLERIGADRVVYPEAEAGSRLAHSLGVRNINDYISLTESSGVAKVVAPPHFIGHTIAELGTSQHAQLNLLMIKRGRRAVVMPHFEERIQTGDELLLVGPDIEIYKFMHPGRELA from the coding sequence GTGATCGACGGCCTGCCCGCGCCGTGGCGGCATTATAGTGAACGCGACCATGGCCACGTGCTGGTTGCTTCAGTATTCCCGGCCGGCCACTGTGTTGAGTACACTAGCGCGACGCGTCGGTTGGTCTGGGGGATCGTCGGCGCGAGACAATTCGACAGTATCCAGGTGACACGTATGGCAAACGCGACAACGCTTCAGCCCGAGCGGGTGGCGATTATCGGGCTCGGTCGATTCGGAATGAGCCTCGCCCGCGAGCTCCACGACCTCGGCTACGAGGTCACCGCCGTCGATATCGACGAGCGACGTGTCGCCGACGTGGCGAACTTCGTCGCGCTGGCCGCCCAGGGCGACGGCACTGACGAGGAGTTGCTGCGATCGCTGGCGGTCGACCACTCCGATGTCGCGATCGTCGCGCAGGGTCAGAGCCTGGAGGGCAGTGTCCTTGCGACGTTGCTACTCAAGCGGCTGGAGGTTCCCTGGATCGTCGCCAAGGCGCGCACCCGGCTACATGGTGAGCTGTTGGAGCGCATCGGCGCGGATCGTGTCGTCTATCCAGAGGCGGAGGCCGGCTCGCGGCTGGCCCACTCGCTCGGCGTCCGCAACATCAACGACTACATTTCGCTGACTGAGTCGTCCGGTGTGGCAAAGGTCGTTGCGCCGCCGCACTTCATCGGCCACACGATCGCCGAGCTGGGCACGTCGCAGCATGCGCAGCTCAACCTGCTGATGATCAAGCGTGGCCGGCGGGCGGTCGTGATGCCGCACTTCGAGGAGCGCATCCAGACGGGGGACGAGCTCTTGCTCGTAGGCCCGGATATCGAGATCTACAAGTTCATGCATCCGGGGCGTGAGCTGGCCTGA
- a CDS encoding MFS transporter yields MWRYNRPVAGQRPGARDRRSATAHPDDTAKPPADPAAETQPKLGGSITVALRLYSSFRMMWLGTVATNLGQWMQNIALGWYMLVLTNSPLWVGLIGFAAGVPYLLITLPAGALIDRADERRVLMATQWAAMGTATLLAALILSGSAESWHLLVAAAINGAIMAVNGTVRQTFVPSLVPREHLANAVSLSSAGANAMRIIGPSIAGGIIGLFGVAICFIIQAFALAGALLATMRIEPVPNERGGIAPGGILDGFTEVRRKPAIGSLMLLTAIPATLVFPYIQLMPVFARDVFDIGAAGLGILMAASGVGALTGALVAATMDRVERKGLAVMILATVYCAAVAGFAASPGPILAMVGLFMAGITGSIFGSLSNALLLLLSNARVRGRVMGVYMLTSGFTPFGALALGAIAERAGTPKAVTGAALLAMVLVGLSTTRMKELRTT; encoded by the coding sequence TTGTGGCGGTACAATCGCCCAGTTGCCGGCCAGCGGCCGGGCGCGAGGGATCGGAGATCCGCCACGGCTCACCCGGACGACACAGCCAAACCACCTGCAGATCCAGCTGCCGAGACGCAGCCGAAGCTCGGCGGATCGATCACCGTAGCTCTGCGTCTGTACTCCTCGTTCCGGATGATGTGGCTGGGGACGGTCGCGACGAACCTCGGCCAGTGGATGCAGAACATCGCCCTCGGCTGGTACATGCTGGTGCTGACCAACTCACCGCTGTGGGTCGGGCTGATTGGGTTCGCGGCCGGCGTTCCCTATCTGCTGATCACACTGCCGGCCGGCGCACTGATCGACCGCGCCGACGAGCGTCGCGTACTGATGGCCACCCAGTGGGCTGCGATGGGCACGGCGACGCTGCTCGCCGCATTGATCCTGAGCGGGTCCGCCGAGAGCTGGCACTTGCTGGTCGCGGCAGCGATAAACGGCGCGATTATGGCAGTCAACGGCACCGTTCGGCAGACGTTCGTGCCGTCGCTGGTCCCGCGCGAGCATCTGGCGAACGCAGTCTCGCTCAGCTCGGCTGGGGCGAACGCGATGCGGATTATCGGGCCGTCGATCGCCGGCGGGATCATCGGGTTGTTCGGCGTCGCTATCTGCTTCATCATCCAGGCGTTTGCGCTGGCCGGCGCGCTACTCGCAACGATGCGAATCGAGCCGGTTCCGAACGAGCGCGGCGGGATCGCGCCGGGCGGAATCCTCGACGGTTTCACCGAGGTGCGCCGCAAGCCTGCTATTGGCTCACTCATGCTGTTGACCGCGATCCCGGCAACGCTGGTGTTTCCCTACATCCAGCTGATGCCTGTCTTCGCGCGCGATGTGTTCGATATCGGGGCTGCCGGGCTTGGGATACTGATGGCAGCCAGCGGCGTCGGCGCGTTGACCGGGGCGCTCGTTGCGGCGACGATGGACCGGGTCGAGCGCAAAGGGCTCGCCGTCATGATACTGGCGACGGTCTACTGCGCGGCTGTCGCTGGCTTCGCCGCCAGCCCCGGGCCGATCCTGGCGATGGTGGGGCTGTTCATGGCCGGCATCACCGGCTCGATCTTCGGGTCGCTCAGCAACGCGCTCTTACTGCTGCTCAGCAACGCGCGAGTCCGCGGGCGCGTGATGGGTGTCTACATGCTGACGAGTGGCTTCACGCCGTTTGGCGCGCTCGCCCTCGGCGCGATTGCCGAGCGGGCAGGCACGCCGAAAGCTGTGACCGGGGCGGCGCTGTTGGCGATGGTGCTGGTTGGCCTCAGCACGACTCGTATGAAAGAGCTTCGCACGACGTAG
- a CDS encoding amidohydrolase family protein — protein sequence MAVTTLLAKTVFDATGDEFIRDGFVQIENGKIKAIGRREDLGSAASGARDLGDATILPGLVNMHTHLTLSGSRQCLHDALYDTYEQKMMRAVEHARQAIMSGVTTIRDCGTLDSIVFSVRQASADGLIAAPHVWASGNVLTSTGGHCYFFGNEVDTVEEARRAVREQVKAGADFVKVMATGGGLTPNTNPREAQFDEAQMKAIVEDSARLGRYVAAHCHGTPGIRNAVAAQVRTIEHCSFMVPDGVHYEQPVADEVAEKGIYVCPTFGVGERARQWMEQEGIDNPFAATRNQRVDSLRKLWDTGVKFVSGNDAGVTMTRFDDFQLDLELLVEHVGASSAQAIRTGTSQAAEAIGSDDFGSLAPGKRADILAVRGNAMDDIGALRNILLVLKSGQAMVDNA from the coding sequence ATGGCAGTTACGACTCTGCTGGCGAAGACGGTATTCGACGCTACTGGGGACGAGTTCATCCGCGACGGGTTCGTCCAGATCGAGAACGGCAAGATCAAGGCGATCGGCCGGCGCGAGGATCTCGGCTCGGCAGCCAGTGGCGCGCGCGACCTGGGCGACGCGACGATCCTGCCGGGTCTGGTGAACATGCATACGCACCTGACGCTGTCGGGTAGCCGCCAGTGCCTGCACGATGCGCTCTACGACACGTACGAGCAGAAGATGATGCGCGCTGTCGAGCACGCCCGCCAGGCGATTATGTCCGGCGTGACGACAATCCGCGACTGCGGCACACTCGACTCGATCGTCTTCTCGGTCCGCCAGGCGTCGGCGGACGGCCTGATCGCCGCGCCGCACGTCTGGGCCAGCGGCAATGTGTTGACCTCGACAGGTGGCCACTGCTACTTCTTCGGCAACGAGGTCGATACTGTCGAGGAGGCGCGCCGCGCCGTCCGCGAGCAGGTCAAGGCCGGCGCGGACTTCGTTAAGGTCATGGCGACCGGTGGCGGGCTGACGCCGAACACCAACCCGCGCGAGGCGCAGTTCGACGAGGCGCAGATGAAGGCGATCGTCGAGGACTCGGCCCGCCTCGGCCGCTACGTCGCCGCCCACTGCCACGGCACGCCGGGCATCCGCAACGCCGTCGCCGCGCAGGTCCGCACGATCGAGCACTGCTCATTTATGGTCCCCGATGGCGTCCACTACGAGCAGCCGGTCGCCGACGAGGTCGCCGAGAAGGGCATCTACGTCTGCCCGACCTTTGGCGTCGGCGAGCGCGCCCGCCAGTGGATGGAGCAAGAGGGCATTGACAACCCGTTCGCCGCAACCCGCAACCAGCGAGTGGATAGCCTCCGGAAGCTTTGGGACACGGGTGTGAAGTTCGTCTCCGGCAACGACGCAGGCGTCACGATGACCCGCTTCGATGACTTCCAGCTCGACCTCGAGCTGTTAGTCGAGCACGTCGGCGCAAGCTCGGCGCAGGCGATCCGCACCGGCACCAGCCAGGCCGCCGAGGCGATCGGCTCTGACGATTTCGGCTCACTAGCGCCCGGCAAGCGCGCCGACATCCTCGCCGTCCGCGGCAATGCCATGGACGACATCGGCGCTCTGCGCAACATCCTTCTCGTCCTCAAGTCCGGCCAGGCAATGGTCGATAACGCATAA
- a CDS encoding sigma-70 family RNA polymerase sigma factor produces MLFGLRLRRADDERAIPNDAPLIAAAQAGDLAAFNMLVARHEHVVYAVALRHVRSPESAQDITQDAFLRAWQALDTFRNEHPGGFRAWILRIAANRALDSLRAGARRPVESLDARRERDDSAWEPESTDEDAFDLASRSELSRTLERALAQLQPDQRLAIVLSDIHGYPYDEIAEISGVPLGTVKSRINRGRARLREILVADEAGRELLGRPQRQESRDHDE; encoded by the coding sequence GTGCTTTTTGGCCTGCGGCTTCGCCGCGCTGATGACGAGCGGGCAATCCCCAACGATGCTCCGCTCATCGCGGCGGCGCAGGCAGGTGATCTCGCGGCGTTCAACATGCTAGTCGCCCGCCACGAGCATGTGGTCTACGCAGTCGCTCTTCGTCACGTCCGATCGCCCGAATCAGCGCAAGACATCACCCAGGACGCCTTTCTGCGCGCGTGGCAGGCACTCGATACGTTTCGCAACGAGCATCCCGGCGGATTCCGTGCCTGGATTCTGCGAATCGCCGCCAACCGCGCTCTCGATTCACTCCGCGCGGGCGCGCGGCGTCCGGTGGAGTCACTCGACGCGCGCCGGGAGCGCGATGACAGCGCCTGGGAACCGGAGTCGACCGACGAGGATGCCTTCGATCTCGCTAGCCGCAGCGAGCTCTCTCGCACGCTGGAACGAGCACTCGCGCAACTCCAGCCCGACCAGCGTCTCGCGATCGTGCTCAGCGACATCCACGGATACCCCTACGACGAAATCGCCGAGATCAGCGGCGTTCCGCTCGGGACGGTCAAATCGCGGATCAACCGCGGACGCGCGCGGCTCCGCGAGATCCTGGTGGCTGATGAGGCGGGTCGGGAACTTCTTGGCCGGCCGCAACGTCAGGAAAGCAGAGATCATGATGAGTGA
- the argS gene encoding arginine--tRNA ligase, with protein sequence MFRTYEQQAITRINDIIGELGFQPRPFEMRAIPFSGQWGTASSVAYALANEAAADEPVDESLSKKERKQLQQALMREKAQDIAEQVATKLLEAGDYARVEAVNGYINIYFDTNLVANEVVGAVRALGAGYGRGEHKADKVMIEFSQPNTHKEFHVGHLRNASLGDAVSRITEFAGYDTVRANYIGDIGMHVIRCLWCFLAFHEDEKEHIAPAERGRWLGSLYAEAVARLEYRDQAVGLLNEMAKMDSLFSGAIDRLMKELFKASGHGEDVAYLLGQVANRREIKPDAIYSDRTIAAFWPVLGAQLDAELEQLRADGPHQAPPIPSHSGGPPTIPPLVTLEDTEERHARWQRLGDHLDWWPHVPRWQQEVRETFQHWEQRDARFLALWDETKRWSMDGFHRIYDELGIPFDVWFFESEVEDEGRAIVQELLERGIAEVSDGLPVVKIDEQLGLEKETYRTLPILRSDGTTLYSTKDLALTRRKFEDYGIDRSVWVIDVRQSLYMQQVFKIMKLYGFEQADNCFHLGYETVMLPEGAMSSRRGNVVLYDDLANEAKRRAREIIEEKVRQLDLAEEQRQKIAQQVAIGSLKYMMLARDNNRVLVFDIEEALSFEGHAAPYIQYAHARACRILERVGELPPAGDVAFVDLQPEETDLIQQIGVFPSEVQRAADEYKPLVIANFVFELARHFNDFYADIDKRPVLTASEPQRSMRIALVDATRQALANGLGLLGIAAPDVM encoded by the coding sequence GCAGGCGCTGATGCGCGAGAAAGCCCAGGACATTGCCGAGCAGGTAGCGACGAAGCTGCTCGAAGCCGGCGACTATGCGCGGGTAGAGGCAGTCAACGGGTATATCAACATCTACTTCGACACGAATCTGGTGGCCAACGAGGTCGTCGGCGCCGTCCGCGCGCTCGGCGCGGGATATGGCCGGGGCGAACACAAGGCCGACAAGGTCATGATCGAGTTCTCGCAGCCGAACACCCACAAGGAGTTCCATGTCGGTCACCTGCGTAACGCGTCGCTGGGTGATGCCGTTTCGCGGATCACCGAATTCGCCGGCTACGACACGGTCCGCGCCAACTACATCGGCGATATCGGGATGCACGTCATCCGGTGCCTGTGGTGCTTCCTGGCGTTCCACGAGGACGAGAAGGAGCACATCGCGCCGGCCGAACGCGGCCGCTGGCTCGGCAGCCTCTACGCAGAAGCTGTGGCGCGTCTGGAATATCGCGACCAGGCCGTCGGGCTGCTGAACGAGATGGCGAAGATGGACTCGCTCTTCAGCGGCGCGATCGACCGGCTGATGAAGGAGCTCTTCAAAGCCAGCGGCCACGGCGAGGATGTCGCCTATCTGCTCGGCCAGGTTGCCAATCGCCGCGAGATCAAGCCAGACGCTATCTATAGCGACCGGACGATCGCCGCATTCTGGCCAGTGCTCGGCGCGCAACTGGATGCGGAGCTGGAGCAGCTCCGCGCCGACGGGCCGCACCAGGCGCCGCCGATCCCGTCGCACTCGGGTGGGCCACCGACGATCCCGCCGCTCGTGACGTTGGAGGACACCGAGGAGCGCCACGCTCGCTGGCAACGGCTCGGTGACCACCTCGACTGGTGGCCACACGTGCCGCGGTGGCAGCAGGAGGTCCGCGAGACGTTCCAGCACTGGGAGCAACGCGACGCCAGGTTTCTGGCGCTGTGGGACGAGACAAAGCGCTGGAGTATGGACGGCTTTCACCGCATCTACGACGAGCTGGGAATTCCGTTCGATGTCTGGTTCTTCGAGAGCGAGGTCGAGGACGAGGGTCGCGCAATCGTCCAGGAGCTGCTCGAACGCGGAATCGCTGAAGTCAGCGACGGGCTGCCGGTCGTCAAGATTGACGAGCAGCTCGGGCTGGAGAAAGAGACCTATCGGACGTTGCCGATCCTGCGCTCCGACGGGACGACGCTCTACTCGACCAAGGACCTGGCGCTGACCCGGCGCAAGTTCGAGGACTACGGGATCGATCGCTCCGTCTGGGTCATCGACGTTCGCCAGTCGCTGTACATGCAGCAGGTCTTCAAGATCATGAAGCTCTACGGCTTCGAGCAGGCCGACAACTGCTTCCACCTCGGGTACGAGACGGTCATGCTGCCGGAAGGCGCGATGAGCAGCCGCCGCGGAAACGTCGTGCTCTACGACGATCTGGCCAACGAGGCCAAGCGTCGCGCGCGGGAGATCATCGAGGAGAAGGTTCGACAGCTCGACCTTGCCGAGGAACAGCGTCAGAAGATCGCCCAGCAGGTAGCAATCGGCAGCTTGAAGTACATGATGCTGGCGCGCGACAACAATCGCGTCCTTGTCTTTGATATAGAAGAGGCGCTCTCCTTCGAGGGGCATGCCGCGCCATATATCCAGTATGCCCACGCGCGCGCCTGTCGGATCCTCGAGCGTGTTGGCGAGCTACCGCCAGCCGGCGACGTCGCATTCGTCGACCTCCAGCCGGAGGAGACCGATCTGATCCAGCAGATCGGCGTCTTTCCCAGCGAGGTGCAGCGGGCTGCCGATGAGTACAAGCCACTGGTGATCGCCAATTTTGTCTTCGAGCTGGCCCGTCACTTCAACGACTTCTACGCTGATATCGACAAGCGCCCGGTCCTGACGGCGTCCGAGCCACAGCGGTCGATGCGGATCGCGCTGGTCGACGCGACCCGCCAGGCGCTGGCCAATGGGCTCGGCTTGCTCGGTATCGCGGCTCCGGACGTGATGTGA
- a CDS encoding arginase — protein MMRHDSGKPNRLSDPAVPVDVFRVPMALGANREGVDQGATTLDNALRRRLETRGYTQILGRLQPSVDIPVTPLGPDRGDEPNAWYANEIAAACATLAGGVAETVGAGRFALLLGGDHALAVGSLAGAGVAGRLGVIWVDAHADINTPETSPSGNVHGMPLAAALGQGPRQLAAVGSQSGLRLDDLIYIAVRDLDPGERELLADGPALVWTADDVEIRGIAEIVTASVDRLLANGIDALHLSFDLDALDPTVMPGTGTRVPGGLTYREATRLLALLRRSGLPIVSADVVELNPLLDPSGGSTAVAAAIAGALLGETIL, from the coding sequence ATGATGCGCCATGATTCTGGCAAGCCCAACCGGCTCTCCGATCCGGCCGTGCCTGTTGATGTGTTCCGGGTTCCGATGGCGCTCGGCGCGAACCGCGAGGGGGTAGACCAGGGCGCGACCACGCTCGATAACGCCCTGCGTCGCCGACTCGAAACACGAGGCTACACGCAGATCCTCGGTCGGCTGCAGCCATCGGTTGATATTCCAGTGACGCCTCTCGGCCCAGATCGGGGCGACGAGCCAAACGCCTGGTATGCGAATGAGATCGCAGCAGCCTGCGCGACGCTGGCCGGTGGTGTCGCGGAGACAGTCGGCGCCGGCAGGTTTGCCCTCCTCCTTGGCGGCGACCACGCGCTTGCTGTCGGATCGCTGGCGGGCGCCGGGGTCGCCGGCCGGCTTGGCGTCATCTGGGTCGACGCCCACGCCGATATCAACACACCAGAGACCAGCCCGAGCGGCAACGTCCACGGTATGCCGCTGGCTGCCGCGCTTGGCCAGGGGCCACGGCAGCTGGCCGCGGTTGGCAGCCAATCCGGCCTTCGGCTCGATGACCTCATCTACATCGCCGTCCGAGATCTCGACCCTGGCGAACGCGAGCTGCTGGCCGACGGTCCCGCCCTCGTCTGGACGGCTGACGATGTCGAGATCCGTGGGATTGCAGAGATCGTCACCGCCTCAGTGGACCGGCTACTGGCAAACGGCATCGATGCCCTCCACCTCTCCTTCGATCTCGACGCGCTCGACCCAACTGTCATGCCGGGGACCGGCACGCGCGTGCCGGGAGGGCTGACCTACCGCGAGGCAACCCGGCTGCTCGCGCTGCTGCGCAGGAGCGGGCTGCCAATCGTCTCAGCCGATGTCGTCGAGCTGAATCCGCTGCTCGACCCAAGCGGGGGATCGACCGCCGTCGCCGCGGCAATCGCCGGCGCGCTTCTGGGAGAGACGATCCTGTAG
- a CDS encoding LuxR C-terminal-related transcriptional regulator has protein sequence MAQTRLLIVPSDFVAWPGLIDQLRAVETVRVVGVTRSWSEALRVGEISRPNVVLAAEPCGDEPVLQPLRQMRRILPNATFVILTTSFDPDHLLMLAEVGVSGYLRWDGLTSYDTLPHLAIAMNGKTVVLHNDIAEAYVNAMRTRFCLIAEPPTISEREGRILSMMGRGYSVPEIAAQMEMSPRTVERAVAGLRERFGAGSREELLIRATLCGYLP, from the coding sequence ATGGCACAGACCCGGCTCCTGATCGTCCCTTCCGATTTCGTCGCCTGGCCAGGACTAATCGACCAGCTCAGAGCAGTCGAGACCGTCCGGGTCGTCGGAGTCACACGCTCGTGGTCGGAAGCGTTGAGGGTGGGTGAGATTAGCCGGCCCAATGTCGTCCTCGCCGCCGAGCCATGTGGTGATGAACCGGTCTTGCAGCCGCTCCGGCAGATGCGTCGGATCCTACCGAACGCGACGTTCGTGATCCTGACGACCTCCTTCGACCCCGACCATCTGTTAATGCTCGCGGAGGTAGGGGTGTCCGGTTACCTCCGATGGGACGGTCTGACGAGTTACGACACCTTGCCGCACCTGGCGATCGCGATGAACGGCAAGACGGTCGTGCTGCACAATGACATCGCCGAGGCCTACGTCAATGCGATGCGGACGCGCTTCTGCCTGATCGCCGAGCCGCCGACAATCTCGGAGCGAGAAGGCCGAATCCTGAGCATGATGGGGCGAGGGTACTCGGTTCCTGAGATCGCGGCGCAGATGGAGATGAGCCCACGGACCGTCGAGCGAGCCGTCGCAGGTCTCCGGGAGCGCTTTGGCGCTGGCTCTCGCGAGGAGCTCCTGATTCGCGCAACGCTGTGTGGTTATCTGCCGTGA
- a CDS encoding serine hydrolase, with translation MATTPSAGKGLERRAPVELGLDPERLDAAIAFIKEHEAKGDHHTRVALDLPDNEIVGPLKDRGGHNGMILRHGAVAAEWGDIDRVDMTYSISKSYLSTVAGLAFDRGMIPDLDERVSALVPTAHFSGEHNGQITWRHLLQQTSEWTGTLWGKRDIADRRKGVDRAIQTPGTFYEYNDVRVNLLSFALMQIWRRPLPEVLDEHVMGPIGASDTWVWHGYSTSWEDIDGKRIHGVSGGGHFGGGVWIATPDHARFGQLFLQRGRWGGRQILSERWIDEATTPSTVEPVYGFMWWLNPDHLQFPSLPTNSYAARGAGSNIIWVSPDHDLVVVLRWIDGESTDACLAKVLEAVE, from the coding sequence ATGGCGACAACACCATCGGCTGGCAAGGGGCTGGAGCGACGCGCCCCGGTGGAGCTGGGCCTTGACCCGGAACGGCTCGACGCTGCGATCGCGTTCATCAAGGAGCACGAAGCGAAGGGGGATCACCATACCCGTGTCGCGCTCGACCTGCCAGATAATGAGATCGTCGGACCGCTGAAGGACCGTGGCGGGCACAACGGCATGATCCTGCGTCATGGCGCGGTTGCCGCCGAGTGGGGCGATATCGACCGGGTGGATATGACCTACAGCATCTCGAAGAGCTACCTGTCGACCGTTGCCGGCCTTGCGTTCGATCGCGGCATGATCCCCGATCTCGACGAGCGTGTCTCTGCCCTGGTCCCAACCGCACACTTCAGTGGCGAGCATAACGGACAGATCACCTGGCGCCATCTGCTCCAGCAAACGAGCGAGTGGACCGGCACGCTCTGGGGCAAGCGCGATATCGCGGACCGGCGCAAGGGGGTTGACCGAGCGATTCAGACGCCCGGCACGTTCTACGAATACAACGACGTGCGAGTGAACCTGCTCTCGTTCGCACTGATGCAGATCTGGCGCCGGCCGCTGCCGGAGGTTCTGGACGAGCACGTCATGGGGCCGATCGGCGCGTCGGATACGTGGGTATGGCACGGCTACAGCACATCCTGGGAGGACATCGACGGAAAGCGCATCCACGGCGTCTCTGGCGGCGGACATTTCGGCGGCGGCGTCTGGATCGCCACACCCGATCATGCTCGATTCGGCCAGCTCTTCCTTCAGCGCGGTCGCTGGGGTGGCCGGCAGATCCTCTCCGAGCGCTGGATCGACGAGGCAACGACACCCAGCACGGTCGAACCGGTCTACGGCTTCATGTGGTGGCTCAATCCCGACCACCTGCAGTTCCCGAGCTTGCCCACCAACAGTTACGCTGCCCGCGGCGCCGGGAGCAACATCATCTGGGTCTCCCCCGACCACGACCTCGTCGTCGTCCTTCGCTGGATCGACGGCGAATCGACCGACGCCTGCCTGGCAAAGGTGCTGGAGGCGGTGGAGTAG
- a CDS encoding potassium transporter TrkG encodes MSGQPTRRPGDRIIRRRLQATQVIELPPPPERPSVPNVRNHAKMFALGLLALVVGGGALLSLPWFSRTGEWTPFIDALFTAVSATCVTGLIVVDTRDHWNFGGQFLILALIQVGGLGFMVGASLLLRALQRGVGSLRDTLLLQDGAPTLSLREAAELSGRIVRFTLVMEAIGAVVLATRFAFDRPLHIAIWQGIFHSIAAFCNAGFDLQGGFRSISDYRESYVVNVMLMILIQAGSLSYLFFADIALRRRFKRLLLETKIILIVNVLMLVIGAGVFLGAEWNASLVGVPLIDRPLVALFQSVSARTAGFASVSFHQATSITLFAWVAIMFVGGASGSTAGGVKLTTVGVVGLAVFSTVRGQMETQVFGRRIPTALVFRSMAVIAIMFMAHFIATLGVVISEHLTGGDVPFIDIMFETMSAIATVGVTTGITPHLSGAAKLVLCATMFFGRLGPLTAVYALQIRQHVVRYKFPEAPIRIG; translated from the coding sequence ATGAGCGGCCAGCCAACGCGCCGCCCCGGTGACCGGATCATCCGCCGAAGGTTGCAGGCCACCCAGGTCATCGAGCTCCCCCCCCCGCCAGAGCGGCCGTCTGTGCCGAACGTCCGCAACCATGCCAAGATGTTCGCGCTCGGGCTCCTGGCTCTCGTCGTTGGCGGTGGCGCGCTACTCAGCCTGCCGTGGTTCAGCCGCACTGGCGAGTGGACGCCGTTCATTGACGCGCTGTTCACTGCGGTCTCCGCCACCTGCGTTACCGGGTTGATCGTCGTTGATACTCGCGATCACTGGAACTTCGGCGGGCAGTTCCTCATTCTCGCTCTGATCCAGGTCGGCGGGCTGGGATTCATGGTCGGGGCCAGCCTGCTGCTGCGGGCGCTCCAGCGTGGCGTCGGCAGCTTGCGCGATACGTTGCTGCTCCAGGATGGCGCGCCGACGCTCTCGCTCCGCGAAGCGGCCGAGCTATCCGGCCGGATCGTCCGATTCACCCTGGTGATGGAAGCCATCGGCGCGGTGGTGCTGGCAACCCGCTTCGCCTTCGATCGGCCACTCCACATCGCGATCTGGCAAGGGATCTTCCACTCGATCGCCGCGTTTTGTAACGCGGGCTTTGACCTGCAGGGTGGCTTTCGCTCGATCTCAGACTATCGGGAGTCATATGTCGTCAACGTGATGTTGATGATCCTCATTCAGGCGGGATCGCTCTCGTATCTCTTCTTCGCCGATATCGCCCTTCGGCGGCGATTCAAGCGCCTGTTGCTGGAGACGAAGATCATTCTGATCGTGAATGTGCTGATGCTGGTGATCGGCGCTGGCGTGTTTCTCGGCGCAGAATGGAACGCGTCGCTGGTCGGCGTGCCGTTGATTGACCGGCCGTTGGTGGCGCTGTTCCAGAGTGTCTCGGCACGGACCGCCGGCTTCGCCTCAGTCAGCTTCCATCAGGCGACGAGTATCACCCTGTTTGCCTGGGTGGCGATCATGTTCGTCGGCGGGGCGTCTGGCTCGACGGCGGGCGGCGTGAAGCTGACGACAGTCGGCGTCGTTGGCCTGGCGGTGTTCTCGACCGTGCGTGGCCAGATGGAGACGCAGGTATTCGGCCGGCGCATTCCAACGGCGCTGGTCTTTCGCTCGATGGCAGTGATCGCGATCATGTTCATGGCGCACTTCATCGCCACGCTCGGCGTCGTCATCAGCGAACACCTCACCGGCGGCGATGTGCCGTTCATCGACATTATGTTCGAGACGATGAGCGCGATCGCGACCGTCGGCGTCACGACCGGCATTACGCCGCACCTCTCCGGCGCGGCCAAGCTCGTCCTCTGCGCGACGATGTTCTTCGGCCGGCTCGGCCCGCTGACCGCCGTCTACGCCCTCCAGATCCGCCAGCATGTCGTGCGCTACAAGTTCCCCGAGGCCCCGATCCGGATCGGATAG